From the genome of Geobacter sp. SVR, one region includes:
- a CDS encoding UvrD-helicase domain-containing protein: MKTLTLTGFDISAPALIEASAGTGKTWTITALYILLVLEKRLRPEEILVVTYTRAATAELRDRIRKRLGDTLELYLSGREPVDDLERVLLSPGRVDPEMAPRLLTRALYAFDNAAVFTIHGFCQRALQENAFESGSLFESEMTADQSALVQRVCDDFWRARIMPEKGPFLEWLVAGGMTPEKLAVPFEGHFQNLGLQVIPETADPDLSGPIEARDALLPRVAAMWQAQRGPIIQQLCQAKLNQTSYKQERVEAAARRLDDQLSAGVLEQGGACLSLFTTTKIESARKKDSILPDHPFFELCRQLQEAALLLEEACRNKLIHYQAALGQWLREELARRKQALNLRCYDDLLLDLHLALEAASGERLASALRERYRAALIDEFQDTDPLQWQIFARLAGLAPADATSGAACPPPFDEPYTGKCSSSPDCPNSSRPSLGPLFDAADAVSGAASYPLFLIGDPKQAIYSFRGADIHAYLAAARAIGRDRRWTLDINRRSSDALVRGINTLFSGEDPFLSAEIAYHDVSSGRSPHQQLLQNGIALEQPLRFWVHQREDQGRPLDTASARTAAIGATVAEIARLLAGGCEIIGKDDRRRPLQPGDIAVLVKAHYQADRVQQALGALGIPSVQHGSATIFESAEAHDLVRILRAAAEPGQGALVREALLTGLIGFSAEELFELGHNDVAWETWLMRFRELHQAALTGGVMALAAHLLDECGVRQQVLAHAGGERRLTNILHCLELLHQAEREHGAGLEASIVWLERRITGEQQDETALLRLETDEHAVVISTIYASKGLEYPVVFLPFAWDAPSARNGRILFHDDHGRMVLDLGSDKRESDHKQRARAEQDAEAARLLYVAVTRAQFLCYLAWGGVNGAYGSPLRRLLHGSRFRDSKAFAAASDQELVDDIAALAGRSAGEGSSAIAVQLMPQDVSPPEYRAGTDAAAVFACRRLTSAVPGDWRISSFSAIAGAGDRQMQFRDHDALLPTAGGSAFSTAGKEQLRTETGVTIFDFPRGAEAGTCLHELFETLDFSRIEADAMKESCLASLQRNGYDERWLPAVSRMLNEVTAAPLIVSEPGFSLSALAPGSWLTEMEFYLPLRRLSGARLREVFHGLLDPLRHGDFAEVLAALNLQETRGMLQGFIDMVFEYNGRYYIVDWKSNHLGDRREAYGQRQLKHAMVQHAYILQYHLYALALDRLLRLRLPGYDYETHFGGAIYVFLRGVARHDPECGIYRDRPPLEFIRRANLELLADMAAPAI; encoded by the coding sequence ATGAAAACCTTGACCCTGACCGGCTTCGACATCTCCGCCCCGGCCCTGATCGAGGCCAGCGCCGGCACCGGCAAAACATGGACCATCACTGCCCTCTACATCCTGCTGGTGCTGGAAAAACGACTGCGTCCGGAAGAAATCCTGGTGGTGACCTATACCCGGGCCGCCACGGCCGAGCTGCGCGACCGCATCAGGAAACGTCTGGGCGACACGCTCGAACTGTACCTATCCGGCCGGGAACCGGTGGACGACCTGGAGCGGGTGCTGCTGTCGCCGGGCAGGGTCGATCCCGAGATGGCCCCCAGGCTGCTGACGCGCGCCCTGTATGCCTTCGACAATGCTGCTGTTTTCACGATCCACGGTTTCTGCCAGCGGGCGCTGCAGGAGAACGCCTTTGAAAGCGGCTCGCTGTTTGAAAGCGAAATGACCGCCGACCAGTCCGCGCTGGTGCAGCGGGTGTGCGACGACTTCTGGCGTGCCCGGATCATGCCCGAGAAGGGGCCGTTTCTGGAATGGTTGGTTGCCGGGGGCATGACCCCGGAGAAACTGGCCGTCCCCTTTGAAGGGCATTTCCAGAATCTTGGCCTGCAGGTGATCCCCGAAACAGCCGACCCCGATCTCTCGGGGCCGATCGAGGCGCGCGACGCCTTGCTGCCGAGGGTGGCGGCCATGTGGCAGGCGCAGCGCGGTCCGATCATCCAACAGCTCTGCCAAGCCAAGCTGAACCAGACCTCCTATAAACAGGAGCGGGTCGAAGCAGCAGCGCGCCGGCTGGACGACCAGCTGTCCGCCGGCGTACTCGAACAGGGGGGCGCCTGCCTGAGCCTGTTCACGACCACCAAGATCGAGTCGGCCCGCAAGAAGGATTCCATCCTGCCCGACCACCCTTTCTTCGAACTCTGCCGGCAGCTGCAGGAGGCGGCACTGCTGCTGGAAGAGGCCTGCCGGAATAAATTGATCCATTACCAGGCAGCACTCGGACAATGGCTGCGGGAGGAGCTGGCGCGGCGCAAGCAGGCCCTGAACCTGCGCTGCTACGACGATCTGCTGCTGGATCTGCACCTGGCGCTGGAGGCAGCATCCGGTGAGCGGCTGGCCTCGGCGCTGCGAGAGCGCTACCGGGCCGCGCTGATCGACGAATTCCAGGATACCGATCCGCTGCAGTGGCAGATCTTTGCCCGCCTGGCAGGCCTTGCCCCAGCCGATGCAACATCCGGAGCTGCATGTCCTCCCCCCTTTGATGAGCCGTACACGGGAAAGTGTTCCTCCTCTCCCGACTGCCCGAATTCCTCACGCCCCTCGTTGGGCCCGCTGTTTGATGCCGCTGATGCAGTGTCCGGCGCGGCTTCGTATCCGTTATTCCTGATCGGCGATCCCAAACAGGCCATTTACAGTTTCCGGGGAGCCGACATCCATGCCTATCTGGCGGCGGCACGGGCCATCGGCCGGGACAGGCGCTGGACCCTGGACATCAATCGCCGCTCCAGCGATGCCCTGGTCAGGGGCATCAATACCCTTTTCAGCGGGGAAGATCCTTTTCTCAGCGCGGAGATCGCCTACCATGACGTCTCGTCGGGCCGCTCTCCCCATCAACAGCTCCTGCAGAACGGTATTGCGCTGGAGCAGCCGTTGCGTTTCTGGGTGCATCAACGCGAAGATCAGGGCAGGCCGCTGGACACCGCTTCCGCGCGTACGGCCGCCATTGGAGCCACAGTGGCTGAAATCGCCCGTCTGCTGGCCGGAGGGTGCGAGATCATCGGCAAGGACGACCGCCGGCGACCGCTCCAGCCGGGGGACATTGCCGTGCTGGTCAAGGCACATTACCAGGCCGACCGCGTCCAGCAGGCCCTGGGTGCGCTCGGCATACCGTCGGTCCAGCACGGCAGCGCCACGATCTTCGAGAGCGCCGAGGCGCACGACCTGGTGCGGATTCTGCGTGCCGCGGCCGAGCCGGGGCAGGGCGCCCTGGTGCGTGAGGCGCTTCTGACCGGCCTGATCGGGTTTTCGGCAGAGGAACTGTTCGAACTGGGGCACAATGACGTGGCCTGGGAAACGTGGCTGATGCGTTTCCGGGAGCTGCATCAGGCTGCCCTGACCGGTGGGGTTATGGCGCTGGCTGCCCACCTGCTAGACGAATGCGGTGTCAGGCAGCAGGTGCTGGCCCATGCCGGGGGGGAACGGCGCCTGACCAATATCCTGCATTGCCTGGAACTGTTGCACCAGGCGGAACGCGAGCACGGTGCCGGGCTGGAAGCCTCGATTGTTTGGCTGGAGCGGCGCATCACCGGCGAGCAGCAGGACGAGACCGCGCTGTTGCGCCTGGAAACCGACGAACATGCCGTTGTCATCTCCACCATCTATGCCAGCAAGGGGCTCGAATATCCGGTGGTGTTCCTCCCCTTTGCCTGGGATGCCCCCTCTGCCAGAAACGGCCGCATACTGTTCCACGACGATCACGGCAGGATGGTGCTGGATCTCGGTTCCGACAAGCGCGAAAGCGACCATAAACAGCGGGCCAGGGCCGAACAGGATGCCGAAGCGGCCCGGCTGCTGTATGTGGCGGTAACGCGGGCCCAGTTCCTCTGTTACCTGGCCTGGGGGGGCGTCAACGGCGCCTATGGTTCGCCGCTGCGCAGGCTGCTGCATGGCTCCCGTTTCAGGGATTCCAAGGCCTTTGCCGCGGCCAGCGATCAGGAACTTGTGGATGACATTGCGGCCCTGGCCGGCCGATCGGCAGGAGAGGGGAGCTCAGCCATTGCTGTGCAGCTCATGCCGCAGGATGTCTCTCCTCCCGAATATCGCGCAGGGACTGATGCAGCCGCGGTCTTTGCCTGCCGCCGGCTCACCTCCGCTGTTCCCGGCGACTGGCGCATTTCCAGCTTCAGTGCCATTGCCGGAGCAGGTGACCGGCAGATGCAGTTTCGCGATCACGATGCCCTGCTCCCGACTGCCGGAGGGTCCGCCTTCTCCACAGCCGGTAAGGAACAGCTCCGGACAGAAACGGGGGTCACGATCTTCGATTTTCCACGGGGCGCCGAGGCGGGCACCTGTCTGCATGAACTGTTCGAAACGCTCGACTTCAGCCGGATTGAGGCCGATGCGATGAAAGAGTCGTGCCTGGCCAGCCTGCAGCGCAACGGCTACGACGAACGCTGGCTGCCGGCCGTGAGCCGCATGCTGAACGAGGTGACCGCGGCACCGTTGATCGTGTCGGAGCCGGGATTTTCCCTGTCAGCTCTCGCACCGGGCTCCTGGTTGACGGAGATGGAATTTTACCTGCCGCTGAGGCGTTTGAGCGGGGCGCGGTTGCGGGAGGTGTTTCACGGCTTGCTGGACCCGCTGCGGCACGGCGACTTCGCGGAAGTGCTGGCCGCGCTCAACCTGCAGGAGACCCGCGGCATGCTGCAGGGGTTCATTGATATGGTGTTCGAATACAACGGCCGCTATTATATCGTCGACTGGAAATCGAATCATCTGGGAGACCGGCGCGAGGCGTACGGCCAGCGCCAGTTGAAGCATGCCATGGTGCAGCATGCCTACATTCTGCAATACCACCTCTATGCATTGGCACTGGACCGCCTGCTGAGACTGCGGTTGCCCGGTTACGACTACGAGACCCATTTCGGCGGGGCGATCTACGTATTCCTGAGAGGGGTTGCGCGCCATGATCCCGAATGCGGCATCTACCGCGACCGCCCCCCCCTGGAATTCATCCGCCGGGCAAACCTGGAACTGCTGGCCGACATGGCTGCGCCCGCGATATAG